CAATCTGAAAATCACGGTTTGGCAATGGTTTGTAATACATAGAGACCGGCTTTTGTGCCTGTACCACACCTGATTTTTTCTTAATCGCATCAAAAGAATTGCTGCTGAATGCCTGATATGAGCTGTATTGATCGGCAGGAAAAAATGCCCCTGTATTTTCAGCAAGAATATGATATTCACCTTCTAAAGCAATTCCCAATTTTTTAAAATCAGAAATCCGCTCATTGACTAAACTGATAGAAGCTTCCCGGAGTGTTTTATAGGCCAAATCAGGGTTTTCCACCACATAATCTACTTTAACCAAATCATAGGTTTCGTACTTTGCCGCTATAGTGATGATTTTGTCTAATAACCCACTATCTGTATATTTTATGTGCAGGTTCTTTTGCATTTCAAACCCTTTGGGAACTTCGTTATAAGTTTTACTGAACAATTTTTTCTCAACTTCAATTTCATATACCGGCACCAAAGAAAGCATGTCCACAAATATATCTTGTTCGGGTATGCCCAAG
This is a stretch of genomic DNA from Sphingobacteriales bacterium. It encodes these proteins:
- a CDS encoding SIMPL domain-containing protein, whose amino-acid sequence is MKRSFIIFALLIADLCVASTVFAQVSGNANYAQQQSYWNNRSGYDRANQFSEASFVNDNTILIETNALMNLKADAYIAIFNLSQLGETAAAADELLNTRLENIAKGVKNLGIPEQDIFVDMLSLVPVYEIEVEKKLFSKTYNEVPKGFEMQKNLHIKYTDSGLLDKIITIAAKYETYDLVKVDYVVENPDLAYKTLREASISLVNERISDFKKLGIALEGEYHILAENTGAFFPADQYSSYQAFSSNSFDAIKKKSGVVQAQKPVSMYYKPLPNRDFQIVINPVIVEPVVQYTYSLKVKYQLKRPPVKETWLITPNGDLKQVKTE